The Colletotrichum higginsianum IMI 349063 chromosome 2, whole genome shotgun sequence genome has a segment encoding these proteins:
- a CDS encoding Elongation factor Tu GTP binding domain-containing protein — protein MPVVTPDKLASLQRHASDVRNICILAHVDHGKTSLTDALLATNGIISPKLAGKIRYLDSRPDEQLRGITMESSAISLYFSMLRRSAPDAEPEAKEYLINLIDSPGHIDFSSEVSTASRLCDGAVVLVDAVEGVCSQTVTVLRQSWTEKLKPLLVINKIDRLVTELKMSPAEAYTHLSKILEQVNAVLGSFFQGERMEEDLNWRERMEERVQAAAAKEADADATTESGELQFQERDDEDLYFAPEKNNVIFSSAIDGWAFTVRQFASLYEKKLGIKRGTMEKVLWGSFYLDPKTKKILGQKHLKGRNLKPMFVQLVLEPIWTVYQATVGGDQGRGDPALLEKITKSLGLTIPPHIMRSRDPRLLLTTVFSSWLPLSTAMLVSVIESLPSPPVAQAERLPEMLESVPGADSVDEQIKDAMVSFKTGPSDPIVAYVSKMVSVPESELPHKKRKPGQLTPDEARELARKKRAEAARAQAAAPSAAANGIDDLTTALEEVDLDGYAPEHEEKEVDPEHLIGFARMYSGTLSVGDPLWVIPPKWSPANPNASPQPKQITVTALYMLMGRNLESLESVPAGVVFGIGGLEGHLLKNGTLCSRLEGAVNLAGVATLGKPIVRVALEPVNPADLDKMIHGLRLLVQSDPCAEYEQFGSGEHVLLTAGELHLERCLTDLKERFARCDIQAGAPIVPYRETIVRADEMRPPANKDLGRGVVVGTTSSKQVSIRLQVRPLPADATDFLLKNGDPQLIFAGYEVLDEDPFWVPFTEDDLEDLGELADKENVAKRYMDGVRRKKGLLVEGRNVARDAEKQKTLKR, from the exons ATGCCTGTCGTCACACCTGATAAGTTGGCAAGCCTCCAAAGGCACGCCTCCGATGTACGGAAT ATCTGCATCCTGGCCCATGTGGACCATGGCAAGACGTCCCTGACAGACGCCCTCCTCGCAACAAACGGCATCATCTCCCCCAAGCTCGCCGGTAAGATCCGCTACCTCGACTCGCGGCCTGACGAGCAGCTGCGCGGCATTACCATGGAGTCCTCTGCCATCTCCCTCTACTTCTCCATGCTGCGCCGTTCCGCCCCGGACGCCGAGCCTGAGGCGAAGGAGTACCTCATCAACCTCATCGACTCGCCCGGTCACATCGACTTCAGCAGCGAGGTTTCCACCGCTTCACGCCTGtgcgacggcgccgtcgtcctggtcgacgccgtcgagggtgtCTGCAGCCAGACCGTCACCGTTCTGCGGCAGAGCTGGACCGAGAAGCTGAAGCCCCTGCTTGTCATTAATAAGATCGACCGCCTCGTCACCGAGCTCAAGATGTCCCCCGCCGAGGCCTACACCCACCTCAGCAAGATCCTCGAGCAGGTCAACGCCGTCTTGGGCAGTTTCTTCCAGGGCGAGCGCATGGAAGAGGACCTCAACTGGCGCGAGCGCATGGAGGAGCgcgtccaggccgccgccgcgaaagaggccgacgccgatgcgACGACCGAATCGGGCGAGCTTCAGTTCCAGGAGCGGGACGATGAGGACCTGTACTTCGCGCCCGAGAAGAACAACGTCATTTTCAGCAGCGCCATCGATGGATGGGCCTTTACTGTACGGCAGTTTGCGAGCTTgtacgagaagaagctcggcATCAAGAGGGGCACCATGGAAAAGGTGCTCTGGGGCAGCTTCTACCTCGAccccaagaccaagaagaTCCTGGGCCAGAAGCATCTCAAGGGGAGGAATCTGAAGCCCATGTTCGTCCAGCTGGTCTTGGAGCCCATCTGGACCGTCTACCAGgccaccgtcggcggcgaccagggAAGAGGCGACCCGGCCTTGCTGGAGAAGATCACAAAGTCCCTCGGACTGACCATCCCCCCTCACATCATGCGTTCCCGGGACCCGCGGCTGCTCCTGACGACCGTCTTCTCGTCCTGGCTGCCGctgtcgacggcgatgctAGTCTCCGTCATCGAATCCCTGCCATCGCCCCCGGTTGCACAGGCCGAGAGGCTGCCCGAGATGCTCGAAAGCGTCCCCGGCGCTGACTCGGTCGACGAGCAGATCAAAGACGCCATGGTCTCCTTCAAGACCGGCCCGTCCGACCCCATCGTGGCGTACGTCAGCAAGATGGTCTCGGTCCCCGAAAGCGAGCTGCCTCATAAGAAACGCAAGCCCGGCCAGCTGACGCCCGACGAGGCGAGAGAGCTTGCGCGCAAGAAGCGAGCCGAAGCGGCTCGCGCCCAGGCCGCGGCGCCATCCGCGGCCGCCAACGGCATTGACGACCTCACGACGGCCCTTGAGGAGGTCGACCTGGACGGCTACGCCCCCGAACACGAGGAAAAGGAGGTCGACCCGGAGCACCTCATCGGGTTCGCGCGCATGTACTCGGGCACCCTCTCCGTCGGCGACCCGCTCTGGGTCATCCCGCCCAAGTGGTCGCCCGCGAACCCCAACGCGTCGCCGCAGCCGAAGCAGATCACCGTCACGGCGCTCTACATGCTCATGGGCCGCAACCTCGAGAGCCTCGAGTCCGTCCCCgcgggcgtcgtcttcggcatcggcggcctcgagggccacCTTCTCAAGAACGGCACATTGTGCAGCCGGCTCGAAGGCGCCGTCAACCTTGCCGGCGTCGCCACCCTCGGCAAGCCCATCGTccgcgtcgccctcgagcctGTCAACCCGGCCGACCTGGACAAGATGATCCACGGCCTGCGCCTGCTCGTCCAGTCCGACCCGTGCGCCGAGTACGAGCAAttcggcagcggcgagcACGTCCTCCTTACCGCCGGCGAGCTGCATCTCGAGCGCTGCCTGACGGATCTCAAGGAGCGCTTCGCCCGCTGCGACatccaggccggcgcccCCATCGTTCCCTACCGCGAGACCATCGTCCGCGCTGACGAGATGCGGCCCCCGGCCAACAAggacctcggccgcggcgtcgtcgtcggcaccaCCTCCTCCAAGCAGGTCTCCATCCGTCTGCAGGTCCGCCCCTtgcccgccgacgccaccgACTTCCTCCTCAAGAACGGCGAT CCCCAGCTCATCTTCGCCGGCtacgaggtcctcgacgaggacccaTTCTGGGTGCCCTTCAccgaggacgacctcgaggacctcggcgagctggccgacaaggagaacgTCGCCAAACGGTACATGGACGGCGTGCGGAGGAAGAAGGGCCTGTTGGTCGAGGGGAGGAACGTGGCGAGGGATGCCGAAAAGCAGAAAACGCTGAAGAGGTAG
- a CDS encoding RNA recognition domain-containing protein, with the protein MGSYLAVPLSQSTASSRSCTSANRFIIAPKKKEQVKMALGDFLQDSSYGGSWADEVEDTYSTQALPATDRAGYRPSQGGWGSGAGAGGDRSERRDYGGYSSIRENLPQKLPERPPYTAHLGNLSYDATEETVNEFFEGCDIVSVRIIEDREQQRPKGFAYAEFKDLEGLKQALTLDGQTFQGRAIRIKIADPPRSGDRGGESNRDFSDWSRKGPLPDLPGRGGNDRRPSDFGERRGPREPREPREDDGKVRDFGNWERRGPLSPVAPKEDGSREGSRPRTNDGPREFRDRHQSPAAWGEGQAPRQDRQDSRPPRPERVPTAAEKDNQWRSNMRPDASGKSASQSRDGSEAPTSPAAAPAAPVGRPKLNLAKRTVSEAPDAASATSSDSKASPFGAARPIDTAAKERLIEEKKQQQLKEKREAEEKAKEERRLAKEAAAKEAEEKAAQEAAAKANGEREEAAKAEAAKEAEAEAPKEQAPKEEGDAPKEASGSDEQKAPVRSREPREPREPREPREPREPKEAPKSRAAEANSWRSAGAPRGPPSGPRGGRGGPRGGGRFEGGRPPRSNGPAPEKQSAPASATAEAADSDAPVEDDGWTTVPNKGRRNVGPRGAA; encoded by the exons ATGGGTTCGTACCTGGCTGTCCCTTTGTCGCAGAGTACTGCGTCGTCTCGAAGCTGTACCAGTGCTAACCGTTTCATCATAgcgcccaagaagaaggagcagGTCAAGATGGCCCTTGGCGATTTCCTCCAGGACTCAA GCTACGGAGGCTCATGGGCTGATGAGGTCGAGGATACGTACA GCACTCAGGCTCTGCCCGCCACCGACCGCGCAGGCTACCGTCCCAGCCAGGGTGGCTGGGGtagcggcgccggcgccggcggcgaccgtTCCGAGCGAA GAGACTACGGTGGCTACTCTTCCATCCGCGAAAACCTTCCCCAGAAGCTTCCCGAGCGACCCCCTTACACCGCCCACCTCGGCAACCTGTCGTACGATGCCACTGAGGAGACTGTCAACGAGTTCTTCGAGGGATGCGATATTGTCAGCGTCCGTATTATCGAGGACcgcgagcagcagcgcccCAAGGGTTTCGCCTACGCCGAGTTCAAGGATCTCGAGGGACTGAAGCAGGCTCTGACTCTGGACGGTCAGACCTTCCAGGGACGTGCCATCAGAATCAAGATTGCCGACCCTC CCCGTAGTGGTGACCGTGGCGGTGAGTCCAACCGCGACTTTAGCGACTGGTCCCGTAAGGGACCCCTTCCTGACTTGCCTGGCCGTGGTGGAAATGACCGCCGCCCCTCCGACTTTGGCGAGCGCCGTGGCCCCCGCGAGCCCCGCGAGCCCCGTGAGGATGATGGCAAGGTCCGTGACTTTGGCAACTGGGAGCGCAGAGGCCCCCTTTCTCCCGTCGCTCCCAAGGAGGATGGCTCTCGCGAAGGCAGCCGTCCCCGTACCAACGATGGACCCCGTGAGTTCCGCGACCGCCACCAGTCCCCCGCCGCTTGGGGTGAAGGTCAGGCGCCCCGCCAGGACCGCCAGGACTCTCGTCCTCCCCGCCCTGAGCGTGTGCCGACTGCTGCCGAGAAGGACAATCAGTGGAGATCCAACATGCGCCCCGACGCCTCTGGCAAGTCGGCCAGCCAGTCTCGCGATGGCAGCGAGGCCCCAACTTCGCCCGCGGCTGCCCCCGCTGCCCCTGTTGGCCGTCCCAAGCTGAACCTGGCCAAGCGCACTGTGTCCGAGGCTCCCGATGCCGCGTCTGCCACCAGCTCCGACTCCAAGGCCAGCCCCTTTGGTGCCGCTCGTCCCATCGACACTGCCGCGAAGGAGCGTCTGAttgaggagaagaagcagcaaCAGCTGAAGGAGAAGCgtgaggccgaggagaaggctAAGGAGGAGCGCCGTCTTGCCAAGGAGGCTGCCGCCAAGGAGGCTGAGGAGAAGGCTGCCCaagaggccgccgccaaggctAACGGCGAGCGCGAGGAGGCTGCCAAGGCGGAGGCTGCCAAGGAGGCAGAGGCTGAGGCCCCTAAGGAACAGGCtcccaaggaggagggagacgCCCCTAAGGAGGCCAGCGGCTCTGACGAGCAGAAGGCTCCCGTCCGATCCAGAGAGCCTAGGGAGCCCAGAGAGCCCAGAGAGCCCAGAGAGCCAAGGGAACCCAAGGAGGCACCCAAGTCTCGCGCTGCCGAGGCCAACAGCTGGAGATCGGCTGGTGCTCCCCGTGGTCCCCCCTCCGGACCTCGCGGTGGTCGCGGCGGcccccgcggcggcggtcgctTTGAGGGTGGCCGCCCCCCTCGCTCCAACGGCCCTGCGCCCGAGAAGCAGTCGGCGCCTGCTTCGGCGACCGCTGAGGCTGCCGACTCGGATGCGCctgtcgaggacgacggttGGACCACGGTCCCCAACAAGGGCCGCCGCAACGTTGGCCCTCGGGGCGCCGCCTAG